A region of Theileria annulata chromosome 2, complete sequence, *** SEQUENCING IN PROGRESS *** DNA encodes the following proteins:
- a CDS encoding citrate synthase, mitochondrial precursor, putative (chr2.cand.369 - Citrate synthase, mitochondrial precursor): MVFRKSICNLSKYGKKNEELLSPVLNDYRVSDITNIFSMSLVSEGSRDIENPKEHHYKLRSNSFNRYNRYLSSQGNVVGSNTIRRSHSLSIDRKLRTSLTAVSELKNQRNNRTEKRHLDEVKHDLDNTEQKNFDLTDLNTVINSHQLNPVKTLITKDYLITPKITKIGLGNTVNGRAYSTNKPKMNKSELFKRLRIGAFAPLGLGVLEGKALNSLSLKENVREKTDLPRSKVLERLMDKVERLVNVKREKLAELHNKYADRRLGEVTLSMLFSGLKDVPAMVTETSELDPYKGIRFRGLTVDEMLSVLPGKNPDCPYTESVLWFLLTGEVPSPVDVDDLSYELYKRSVVPDHVYKVIDGFPRDTHPMTQYITAISALQTESVFREAYFDKTYHKDTCWKLALEDCLNLFAKNSVVVGYIYRRSFLDENTKPEDVQYNSSLDYAANLAHFLGNKTELFSDVMRLYLALHSDHEGGNVSAHASHLVGSALADPYFCFSSALCGLSGPLHGMANQECLVWIKKMLSDMGDKEVTVDEVKKYAEDTMAKKQVIPGYGHAVLKVTDPRHTAFVRFALKHFPDDPLVKLLDTCLKAIPEVLKASGKVRNPNPNVDCSTGVLLSHFNVDQPQIFTVLFGLSRSMGILSQLVWARALRYPIERPKSLSLETVEKLCNSPDS; the protein is encoded by the exons ATGGTATTCAGGAAGTCGatttgtaatttatcaaaatatgGAAAGAAGAATGAAGAACTGCTCTCCCCAGTTCTCAACGATTACCGAGTTTCCGACATCACGAACATATTCTCAATGTCACTCGTCTCCGAAGGATCAAGAGATATAGAAAACCCAAAAGAACACCACTACAAACTCCGCTCAAACTCATTTAACAGATATAATAGGTACCTGAGTTCACAAGGAAACGTAGTCGGCTCAAATACAATTAGAAGATCACATAGCCTCTCAATTGACAGGAAATTGAGAACATCACTAACGGCAGTGAGTGAACTAAAAAACCAAAGGAACAACAGAACAGAAAAACGACATTTAGATGAAGTTAAGCATGATTTGGATAACACGGAACAAAAAAATTTCGATCTCACGGATCTTAACACGGTTATTAATTCCCACCAATTGAATCCCGTTAAAACTCTTATTACAAAAGATTATCTGATTACGCCCAAAATTACAAAGATTGGATTGGGTAATACGGTAAATGGAAGAGCATACTCTACAAACAAACCGAAGATGAATAAGAGTGAGTTATTTAAGAGGCTTAGAATAGGAGCATTTGCACCATTGGGGCTAGGAGTGTTGGAAGGGAAGGCCTTGAACTCTTTATCACTAAAGGAAAATGTAAGAGAAAAGACAGATTTACCAAGAAGTAAAGTACTGGAACGCCTGATGGACAAGGTTGAACGGTTGGTTAACGTCAAGAGAGAGAAACTAGCTGAATTGCACAATAAATACGCAGACCGTCGTTTAGGAGAAGTTACGTTATCAATGCTGTTCTCAGGACTAAAAGACGTACCGGCAATGGTAACAGAAACAAGTGAATTGGATCCGTATAAAGGGATAAGATTTAGAGGACTTACAGTTGATGAGATGCTCTCAGTTTTGCCAGGAAAGAACCCAGATTGCCCATATACTGAGTCCGTTCTATGGTTCCTCTTAACAGGAGAAGTGCCCTCGCCAGTCGACGTTGATGACCTGTCATACGAACTCTATAAGCGTAGCGTGGTCCCAGATCACGTGTACAAGGTGATCGATGGGTTCCCGAGGGATACACATCCAATGACCCAGTACATCACTGCGATTTCAGCACTTCAAACAGAGTCTGTATTCAGAGAAGCATATTTTGATAAGACATACCACAAAGATACCTGCTGGAAACTGGCACTGGAAGACTGCCTGAACCTATTTGCAAAAAACTCAGTTGTTGTAGGATACATTTACCGAAGGTCGTTTCTAGATGAAAACACGAAGCCAGAAGATGTACAATACAACTCTTCACTGGACTAT GCTGCTAACTTGGCACATTTCCTAGGAAATAAAACCGAACTCTTTAGTGACGTTATGAGATTATACCTTGCACTGCACTCAGATCATGAAg GAGGAAATGTTAGTGCGCACGCTTCACATTTGGTAGGAAGCGCACTGGCAGACCCATATTTTTGCTTTTCAAGCGCATTATGCGGATTATCAGGACCACTACACGGAATGGCAAACCAGGAGTGCTTGGTGTGGATAAAGAAAATGCTTAGTGACATGGGAGATAAGGAAGTAACAGTGGATGAAGTAAAAAAGTACGCAGAAGATACAATGGCAAAAAAACAAGTCATTCCAGGATACGGCCACGCAGTACTTAAAGTAACAGATCCCAGACATACAGCATTTGTAAGATTCGCATTGAAGCACTTCCCTGATGATCCATTGGTGAAACTATTAGATACATGCCTAAAAGCAATTCCAGAAGTGCTGAAAGCATCAG GAAAAGTTAGGAATCCAAACCCAAATGTTGATTGTTCAACGGGAGTATTATTGAGCCATTTCAATGTCGACCAACCACAAATCTTCACAGTGTTATTTGGACTTTCAAGATCAATGGGAATACTGTCCCAATTAGTCTGGGCTAGAGCACTCAGGTACCCTATAGAGAGACCGAAATCGCTCTCCTTGGAAACCGTagaaaaattatgtaaCTCCCCAGATtcttaa
- a CDS encoding uncharacterized protein (conserved hypothetical protein, DUF279), which yields MGSNSSKLEDKVRENKRTIKRTIRDLERQKLSAQRQEESLVSMLKEEARSGRMKNARLLARDVIRNRKLADHLCNMKSQMTALQSQLQTAHNTSLLSNSFKNVSDLMTQVNCNTNVAEFQKIMANITQQGAVLNLKVEMMGDAMEDSLDFEDTIEEEKAVDKLLEDLGVGVGATLDSLNPPKMEDLTYSTGKNMEEVMENNSGRMKEMMEIEERINNLKN from the exons atggGATCAAATAGTAGTAAATTGGAGGATAAAGTGAGGGAAAATAAGCGCACAATAAAAAGGACAATTCGTGACTTAGAGAGGCAAAAATTGTCAGCACAAAGGCAGGAAGAGTCATTGGTATCAATGCTGAAGGAGGAGGCTAGGTCTGGGAGGATGAAAAATGCAAGATTACTAGCAAGAGATGTTATCAGAAACAGAAAATTGGCTGATCATCTTTGCAATATGAAGTCACAGATGACAGCTCTTCAATCTCAACTTCAAACTGCACATAACACAAGCTTGTTGTCAAATAGCTTCAAAAACGTCAGTGATCTTATGACACAGGTCAATTGTAACACCAACGTGGCGGAGTTCCAGAAAATCATGGCAAATATCACACAACAGGGGGCGGTCCTTAACTTAAAGGTTGAAATGATGGGGGATGCCATGGAAGACTCCCTGG ATTTTGAAGATACAATTGAGGAGGAGAAGGCTgtagataaattattggaGGATCTTGGAGTGGGAGTGGGTGCGACATTGGATAGTCTAAATCCGCCTAAAATGGAGGACCTAACCTATTCCACGGGTAAAAATATGGAAGAAGTAATGGAAAACAACTCAGGGAGAATGAAAGAAATGATGGAAATAGAAGAAAGAATAAATAACttgaaaaattag
- a CDS encoding uncharacterized protein (chr2.cand.368 - PF02441 Flavoprotein) yields MQNTKNILFGVTGSVAAIKIPEIVERLHNLATSDNNSVNIKIVRTLSAKEYFFDSESSDKFEVFDDCPRVKYNKSDPILHIELRRWADIYVICPLDANTLAKISTGLCDNLLTDIARAWDMNKPFWVYPCMNTFMYEHILTEEQLNKLKSFGIKVIEPISKKLACGDYGMGGLPEPQDIANDLYTSLFK; encoded by the exons ATGCAAAATAccaaaaatattttattcgGAGTTACGGGATCAGTTGCTGCAATAAAAATCCCTGAAATTGTAGAAAGGTTGCATAATTTAGCTACTTCTGATAATAATTCTGTAAAC attaAGATTGTAAGAACTTTGAGTGCCAAAGAGTATTTTTTTGACTCTGAATCTTCCGATAAATTCGAGGTTTTTGACGATTGTCCAAGAgtaaaatacaataaatCGGATCctattttacacattgag TTGCGTCGCTGGGCGGATATTTACGTGATTTGTCCCCTGGATGCAAACACTCTAGCTAAGATATCAACAGGTTTATGCGATAACTTACTG ACCGATATTGCAAGAGCTTGGGATATGAACAAACCGTTTTGGGTTTACCCTTGCATGAATACCTTTATGTACGAACATATATTAACTGAAGAGCAATTAAACAAGTTAAAATCATTTGGAATAAAA GTAATTGAACcaattagtaaaaaattgGCTTGCGGGGATTACGGAATGGGCGGTTTGCCGGAACCACAAGATATAGCCAACGACTTATATACCAGTCtttttaaatga
- a CDS encoding serine/threonine protein kinase, putative (chr2.C.cand.157 - serine/threonine protein kinase) — protein sequence MSSSKLPKSLEEDIELISKLENVEIKELEDSLLGNDCLYDDESHGIQFEDSSHESIPQVYKFQVNILLKESIYAISRKKDCVVSLHIELTDNQSLPSIHLKSILNSSVKLRNKCLHFINKVAFSGSTTSSFSIYKLIVDFKSFLQYESRNEDIEHVTENSSNFEEFITLSFSSINDAESTPNDFTLLYDKQGDNLNTESHDSRYRDTTRYNSITIYKNDRIYNHLITHSRYFREFKEEAVLGSGSFGCVIKVLRNSINYAVKQIPIYHNYEFILHEEAAVLASLQHPNIVRYYDAWVEQSPEYLLTKYHHQLNLEKNNMDRNFDHEYTPANNDFKFGNRLDRVIEEIDFDDQFNEDSDPDTDNVDLSPDNRNVIKIHNKHYKKNKHIPKKCLFILMEYCGEESLFETINKQTLQDTPQKVTDLFRQIMEALSYIHEKGIIHRDVKPSNIFLKFENEITIKLGDFGLTAKLQQSKGKNTIVNENGVVGTLHYMAPEQFECDAYNEKVDIYSAGVVLFEMLSKPFQTFMERCEILSSFSTPNKQWPEGFRERVDNRLFKLLESMLNINPNKRPSASEILQNEIFTSNKLNLQSLYNVITQYPHSMESVQLLNTIFSRKQQYKKLTDYYNMVISNNVINYVNLELGLIYDKEFKLRNAHNLHPHLLTHLPYSSKTNFLNHVVDKGTGLDRDKTFERDKNTGKEKHQFRARLLLNNGRCCNLTYSLLYSFSECTTKELATIIRRYSYSPVYSTHGTGNVGTRIEGLDIHYFLGYDIVVDYMIILNENNENEMNLDAFFTYELVSVSSRPLKRFINCALSLEWNHYEFLTKLLSSLKVPEQLLNQVERVMLSEVLVKGKNTGVFDELNSITINNQTLPSVLLNIHPFLHKFKGRVSEVKKGLEALLNCELSQEFSEYLENLQFFERFLSDFDGQYHFNPTYIESSSNCNSSNIPNDHLRGGGREGIFEKFYFRMFLEIGKRNFGDLTFGGCYNRIIENNTNRRNSFGFEMNLHPIYDYFTQNMVNKNLYNNLHLNYAPEVVVYTPQMNLIIVATSLENKFWSVGVKCYKKVGGHLNIKRITRLKKAGLFSLQKLKYLVTIKKSNENHEIQYFICDINFDNKYVSYSLHI from the exons ATGTCCTCATCTAAACTCCCAAAAAGTTTGGAAGAAGACATTGAACTCATTTCTAAGCTAGAAAACGTTGAAATAAAGGAACTAGAAGATAGCCTTTTGGGAAATGACTGCCTCTATGACGATGAAAGCCATGGAATACAATTCGAGGATTCCTCACATGAATCAATTCCacaagtatataaatttcaaGTAAACATTCTATTAAAGGAGTCTATATACGCAATAAGTAGAAAGAAAGATTGTGTAGTATCATTGCATATAGAATTGACCGATAACCAAAGCCTCCCAAGTATACATCTAAAAAGCATATTAAACTCGTCAGTTAAACTCCGTAATAAATGCCTCCATTTCATAAATAAAGTAGCATTTTCAGGGTCTACAACATCGAgttttagtatatataagCTTATAGtagattttaaaagttTCCTCCAGTACGAGTCGAGAAATGAGGATATTGAACACGTAACAGAAAATTCTTCCAATTTTGAAGAGTTTATAACACTCTCATTCTCTTCAATTAATGACGCTGAGTCTACGCCAAATGATTTTACTCTTTTATATGATAAACAAGGagataatttaaacacCGAAAGCCATGATAGTAGATATAGGGATACAACCAGATACAACAGCATAACAATCTACAAAAATGATAGGATCTATAACCATTTGATCACACATTCGAGGTACTTTAGAGAGTTTAAGGAGGAAGCGGTTTTGGGTTCAGGCTCGTTTGGCTGTGTAATTAAGGTTTTGAGGAATTCAATAAACTACGCAGTTAAACAAATACCAATTTATCATAACTATGAGTTTATACTCCACGAAGAAGCAGCAGTGCTGGCGAGTCTCCAGCACCCAAATATAGTTCGGTATTACGACGCCTGGGTGGAACAATCACCAGAATACCTGCTAACTAAATATCACCATCAACTGAACCTCGAAAAGAATAATATGGACAGAAACTTCGACCATGAATACACCCCAGCAAATAATGATTtcaaatttggaaataGATTAGACAGAGTTATTGAAGAAATTGACTTTGATGATCAGTTTAATGAAGATAGTGATCCGGATACTGATAATGTAGATCTTTCACCAGATAACAGAAATGTTATAAAGATACATAATAAACACTACAAGAAGAATAAACATATACCCAAAAAATGTCTGTTTATTCTCATGGAGTACTGCGGAGAGGAATCCCTGTTTGAAACCATAAATAAACAAACATTGCAAGATACTCCACAAAAGGTGACTGATCTTTTTAGACAAATCATGGAAGCGCTGAGTTATATTCATGAAAAGGGTATAATACACAGGGATGTAAAGCCATCTAATATCTTTCTAAAgtttgaaaatgaaattacAATCAAGCTCGGAGATTTCGGATTGACGGCAAAATTACAGCAATCCAAAg GTAAGAATACAATTGTGAATGAGAATGGTGTGGTTGGAACATTACATTACATGGCACCAGAGCAGTTCGAATGTGATGCCTATAACGAGAAAGTTGATATTTACTCAGCTGGAGTCGTGCTGTTTGAAATGCTTTCCAAACCCTTTCAGACTTTTATGGAAAGGTGTGAGATCCTCTCGTCCTTTTCAACACCAAATAAGCAGTGGCCAGAAGGATTTAGAGAAAGAGTTGATAACAGACTGTTCAAGCTCCTAGAGTCTATGTTAAATATAAACCCGAACAAAAGACCCTCGGCATCTGAGATTCTGCAAAATGAAATCTTTACATCCAACAAGCTGAATCTCCAGTCGCTGTACAACGTTATTACTCAGTACCCTCACTCAATGGAGTCAGTTCAGCTGTTGAACACCATCTTCTCAAGGAAACAACAGTATAAGAAGCTGACTGACTACTACAATATGGTGATTAGTAATAACGTGATAAACTATGTAAATTTGGAACTGGGGTTGATCTACGATAAGGAGTTTAAACTGAGAAACGCCCACAACCTGCACCCTCACCTTCTAACACACTTGCCATATTCTTCcaaaactaattttttaaatcatgTCGTAGATAAGGGTACTGGTTTGGACAGAGATAAAACATTTGAAAGAGATAAGAACACGGGAAAGGAGAAGCATCAATTCAGAGCAAGATTGCTGTTGAATAATGGCAGGTGCTGTAACCTGACCTATTCCCTCCTTTATTCCTTCTCTGAATGTACGACTAAGGAGCTAGCTACCATAATTAGAAGGTATTCATACTCACCAGTCTACTCTACACACGGAACTGGGAACGTTGGGACCAGAATTGAGGGCTTAGATATTCACTACTTTCTGGGGTATGACATTGTCGTAGACTACATGATCATCCTGAACGAGAATAACGAAAATGAAATGAACCTAGACGCCTTTTTTACATATGAACTAGTCTCAGTGTCATCAAGACCCCTGAAGAGGTTCATAAATTGTGCTCTCTCGTTGGAGTGGAACCattatgaatttttaacaaaGTTACTCAGCTCCCTAAAAGTACCTGAGCAACTCCTGAACCAGGTGGAGAGGGTAATGTTATCAGAAGTACTAGTGAAAGGGAAGAACACAGGCGTGTTTGATGAATTGAACTCAATCACAATTAATAATCAAACGTTGCCGTCAGTTCTGCTCAACATTCATCCATTTTTGCACAAATTTAAGGGCAGAGTCTCTGAGGTCAAGAAGGGGTTGGAGGCGCTACTAAACTGTGAACTATCACAGGAATTCAGCGAGTACCTGGAAAACCTTCAGTTTTTTGAGAGGTTCCTTTCTGACTTTGATGGGCAGTATCATTTTAATCCGACCTACATCGAGTCGAGCAGTAATTGCAACAGTTCAAACATTCCAAATGATCATTTGAGAGGGGGAGGTAGGGAGGGAATATTTGAGAAGTTCTACTTCAGAATGTTTCTGGAAATAGGTAAGAGAAACTTCGGGGATTTAACATTCGGAGGATGCTACAATAGGATAATTGAAAACAACACTAACAGGAGAAACTCCTTCGGGTTCGAGATGAACCTCCACCCAATTTATGACTACTTTACCCAAAATATGGTCAACAAGAACCTGTACAATAACCTTCACTTGAACTACGCGCCTGAAGTGGTGGTCTACACACCCCAAATGAACCTGATAATAGTCGCAACGAGCCTTGAGAACAAGTTCTGGAGCGTGGGAGTCAAGTGCTACAAGAAGGTCGGAGGACATCTTAACATTAAAAGAATCACCAGGCTGAAGAAGGCAGGCCTATTCTCGCTTCAGAAACTTAAATATCTTGTTACCATTAAGAAGAGTAATGAGAATCACGAAATTCAATACTTCATTTGTGATATCAACTTTGATAACAAATATGTAAGTTATtctttacacatttga
- a CDS encoding mitotic checkpoint protein, BUB3 homologue, putative (all_bases.cand.1372 - mitotic checkpoint protein, WD40 protein), whose amino-acid sequence MDSFETFDSPPRDVITKVLFGNKTNLLAVSAWDQTVKFYDADQPNKNRLLYNLDWESTVLDFVFFENDKKMALADLNKNVSLLDVETKNFFTVGLHNGPVRCVRYHEPTNTLITGGWDKKVRVFDLRSSNLKPVVDVDIYGKTYCMDLARNFLVVGDSMKRIYVYDLSSGLTGFANPETKDGVLKFQYRFLKCFPDATGYVLSSIEGRVAWEYFPRFLESESQQYAFKCHRTKTPNDSDVAFPVNCVDFHPKFGTFVTGGADGLLCGWDGISRKRLWKSSKFNGTVASLSFNPAGDKLAIGVSDVFQLNPHQSHSPSLHLKHLKDEFRPRTRH is encoded by the exons atggATTCCTTTGAAACTTTTGACTCCCCTCCAAGGGATGTTATCACCAAGGTTCTATTCGGTAACAAGACCAACCTTCTTGCTGTATCGGCCTGGGACCAA actgtaaaattttatgatGCCGACCAACCAAATAAAAATCGCCTCTTATATAACCTCGACTGGGAATCCACAGTTCTGGACTTCGTTTTCTTCGAAAATGACAAAAAAATGGCTCTAGCTGATTTGAATAAGAATGTCAGTCTTTTGGACGTTGAAACTAAGAATTTTTTCACTGTTGGACTCCACAACGGCCCTGTTAGATGTGTTCGATATCATGAACCTACAA ATACATTGATAACTGGTGGGTGGGATAAGAAGGTAAGGGTGTTTGACCTGAGGAGCTCGAACTTGAAGCCGGTCGTTGACGTTGATATTTATGGGAAGACCTATTGTATGGATTTGGCTAGAAACTTTCTAGTAGTTGGTGATTCCATGAAAAgg atttatGTTTATGATTTGAGTAGTGGATTAACCGGGTTTGCTAACCCCGAAACTAAAGA cGGAGTTCTAAAATTCCAATATCGCTTTCTCAAATGTTTCCCTGATGCCACCGGATACGTCCTCAGCTCAATTGAGGGTAGGGTGGCTTGGGAATATTTTCCCAGGTTTCTGGAATCTGAATCGCAACAATACGCCTTTAAGTGTCATCGCACCAAGACCCCCAACGACTCTGACGTCGCTTTCCCTGTAAATTGCGTTGATTTCCACCCGAAGTTCGGCACTTTCGTGACTGGCGGCGCTGACGGCCTTTTGTGTGGCTGGGACGGTATTTCCCGCAAACGTCTCTGGAAGAGCAGTAAGTTTAACGGAACGGTCGCTTCCTTGAGTTTCAACCCTGCTGGGGACAAACTTGCCATTGGCGTATCCGACGTCTTCCAGCTAAATCCTCACCAATCACACTCTCCAAGTTTGCATCTGAAGCATTTGAAGGACGAATTTAGGCCTCGTACTAGAcactaa
- a CDS encoding transducin-like G-protein beta, putative (all_bases.C.cand.452 - beta transducin, WD40 protein) has protein sequence MDDDLNHLSFSYREIKSYFSYGGDDILILSHYNAFLSQFDNCLFAAPLPNTKFPISPKDFLLKEALLRDKDLKLDLDKREVLCILDSNEENFYNGKSYSNKCVISLGGISRYAINPSSDLLFVVFSNNILCVYSLLSDKQNWIYLHLLSALKINNNNNNVNTICVSENNDVCFGLMEGTVLVYNNNKFNHSFKLKNSTITLIKCFKSEKLFICNKLGDLYLYDKAKKAKLAYFQDHTTYVKSLNYIVTKDNEIGLITLDNDNIINLWSLSGRVDKTSKGEDLVVNVSSKNEPIIPFKRIIKHENITSIEVVSGKLTEELDSKRKGSWMLLIIEESGKLYYLDPIDESVLHKNTIMYGFGLVKKVDVTKEMIMLLSLNGTIIVYDKLFNLVKLFLSNFNNLFQFILVPSSNDLRSKDQEEIEEEFDLENSEDLEIEMEKTVQTNVRNYYEYSLLWYNKYAINNEMMIILIGDEVLRILLLNNTNEFIPLGLYNTSQTHKDVITTIHYNKEENLLLSGSKDKLIILWDLSKLIQLKLINTINVVTSVLMIARPNNTVDVISSNDNIINLYTVKLNDLKSELYGLCGEIVLNNKIDEKSEGVGDVNADKSNHTSVVHKTNINYLSSSHNQKYISSCSSDKLIVIHYSNNLIVKGKCIGHRKSVLYTKFMKLTKTLISTSMDQTIRIWNLSNFTNIKILQGHNNSVMKVVPLDNNLQLLSCGLDGYVKLWNLPTSECIQTLNNHENDKIWDIDLHNNLLYSISNNLIVVYEDSSKEERRLKALKDHEEEIVTSQINSLMLENNFRESLTLSIKLNNIKLTNDILQKFRNKVIFQGQKLENDPVDYVIEGIREGDEKLLNNLIGFIKIWITNRKDYLLANVFINKLLKEVKLEQLLKVEGLLETIDFLLYNLSHHQNRLTNLQEKSYLMDMLTHDNTLSELNTNAVNEVLYNSK, from the exons ATGGATGatgatttaaatcatttatcTTTCTCATACAGGgaaataaaatcatattttaGTTATGGAGGAGATGATATACTGATTCTTAGCCATTATAACGCTTTTTTATCGCAATTCGACAATTGTTTATTCGCAGCACCTCTACCAAACACAAAATTCCCAATTTCACCCAAAGATTTCCTGTTGAAAG AGGCACTCCTGAGAGACAAAGATTTGAAGTTGGATTTAGATAAAAGAGAAGTTTTATGTATACTAGATTctaatgaagaaaatttcTATAATGGGAAGAGTTACAGTAACAAATGTGTAATCTCACTGGGAGGAATTTCAAGATATGCAATAAATCCATCATCAGATTTACTTTTCGTGGTCTTCTCGAATAATATACTATGCGTTTACTCACTTTTGTCGGACAAGCAAAACTGGATTTATCTGCATTTATTGTCGGCACTTAAG attaacaataataacaataacGTTAACACGATTTGCGTTAGCGAAAACAACGATGTATGTTTCGGACTAATGGAAGGAACAGTTTTAGTGTacaataataacaaattcaaCCACTCATTTAAGCTGAAAAATTCCAcaataacattaataaa GTGTTTTAAGTCGGAAAAGCTGTTTATCTGTAATAAGCTGGGCGACTTGTACCTGTACGATAAGGCTAAAAAAGCGAAGCTGGCATACTTTCAAGACCACACAACCTACGTCAAGAGTCTTAATTATATCGTAACAAAAGACAACGAAATAGGATTAATAACACTAGATAAcgataatattataaatctGTGGTCCTTGAGTGGCAGAGTTGATAAAACAAGCAAAGGTGAAGATTTAGTCGTAAATGTGAGTAGTAAAAACGAACCAATCATACCATTTAAGAGAATAATCAAACACGAAAACATAACATCAATAGAGGTGGTGTCGGGAAAGCTGACAGAAGAACTTGATTCTAAAAGGAAAGGTTCCTGGATGTTATTGATCATAGAAGAGTCAGGCAAACTTTATTATCTAGACCCGATAGACGAATCAGTCCTACAT AAAAACACAATCATGTACGGATTTGGACTGGTAAAAAAAGTTGACGTGACTAAGGAGATGATCATGCTTCTGAGCTTAAATGGAACGATAATAGTCTATGACAAGTTGTTCAACTTAGTAAAGCTGTTcctttcaaattttaataacttgTTCCAATTCATACTAGTCCCATCAAGTAACGATTTAAGGTCAAAAGATCAAGAAGAAATTGAAGAGGAATTTGATTTAGAAAACTCAGAAGACCTTGAAATTGAAATGGAGAAAACTGTACAAACTAATGTTAGGAATTACTATGAATACAGTTTGTTATGGTATAACAAATATGCAATAAACAACGAAATGATGATAATACTGATTGGTGATGAGGTTCTAAGAATATTGTTGCTGAACAATACCAACGAATTCATACCACTGGGACTCTATAATACAAGTCAGACACATAAGGATGTCATCACAACAATTCATTACAACAAGGAag AAAACCTACTCCTGAGCGGCTCTAAGGATAAATTGATAATCCTGTGGGATCTGAGCAAACTAATACAACTAAAACTCATCAACACGATAAATGTAGTAACATCAGTGCTTATGATAGCAAGACCAAATAACACAGTAGATGTGATATCCAGCAACGAcaacattattaatttgtatacAGTTAAACTTAATGATCTGAAGTCAGAATTGTATGGTTTATGCGGTGAAATTGTTTTGAACAACaaaattgatgaaaaaaGTGAAGGGGTCGGCGACGTGAATGCAGATAAATCAAATCATACAAGTGTTGTCCACAAAACAAATATCAACTACTTATCATCATCACATAACCAAAAG TATATTTCTAGCTGCAGCAGTGACAAGTTGATAGTGATCCATTATTCAAACAATCTAATAGTGAAGGGAAAGTGCATAGGGCATAGAAAATCAGTATTATACACAAAATTCATGAAATTGACAAAGACACTCATCAGTACATCAATGGACCAAACAATCAGGATATGGAATTTGAGCAATTTCACAAATATCAAGATATTACAA GGACATAATAACTCAGTGATGAAAGTAGTGCCATTAGATAATAACCTGCAACTACTGAGTTGTGGACTGGACGGCTATGTGAAATTGTGGAATTTACCAACCTCAGAATGCATACAGACACTAAATAATCACGAAAACGATAAa ATCTGGGACATTGACTTACACAATAACCTGTTATACAGCATTTCCAATAACCTAATTGTGGTATATGAAGACTCAAGTAAGGAAGAAAGAAGATTGAAGGCATTGAAAGATCACGAAGAAGAGATTGTAACATCGCAAATCAACTCATTGATGTTGGAAAATAACTTTAGAGAATCACTGACGCTGTCAATAAAGCTTAACAACATCAAGTTAACCAACGACATACTACAAAAGTTCAGAaataaagtaatttttCAGGGACAAAAGTTAGAAAATGACCCAGTAGATTATGTAATTGAGGGTATAAGAGAAGGAGACGAGAAACTATTGAATAACTTGATAGGCTTTATAAAGATATGGATCACTAATAGGAAAGATTATTTGCTGGCGAATGTGTTCATAAACAAATTGTTAAAGGAAGTAAAGTTAGAGCAATTGCTAAAAGTTGAAGGACTCCTTGAAACCATAGACTTTTTACTCTATAACCTATCCCACCACCAGAACAGACTAACAAACCTGCAGGAGAAATCATACCTGATGGACATGCTAACACACGATAACACTCTGAGTGAACTGAACACCAACGCAGTAAACGAAGTGCTATACAACTcaaaataa